The following proteins come from a genomic window of Oncorhynchus clarkii lewisi isolate Uvic-CL-2024 chromosome 23, UVic_Ocla_1.0, whole genome shotgun sequence:
- the LOC139381148 gene encoding mitochondrial pyruvate carrier 1-like: MFWWRVVTTSVLYAKLHLYSVYIPIVIISSALLTTTVMAGTLARKAVDHLKSKEFREYLMSTHFWGPVANWGLPIAAISDMKKSPEIISGRMTFALTCYSLLFMRFAYKVQPRNWLLFACHLTNETAQLIQGSRLIKYNMEKKSS; encoded by the exons ATGTTTTGGTGGCGAGTTGTGACCACCAGTGTCCTCTACGCTAAACTGCATTTATATAGCGTGTACATTCCCATAGTTATAATTTCCTCTGCACTGCTAACCACCACAGTCATGGCAGGTACTTTGGCACGTAAAGCTGTTGACCATCTTAAAAGCAAGGAGTTCAGAGAGTATCTCATGAG tact CACTTCTGGGGACCTGTGGCCAACTGGGGTCTGCCCATAGCTGCCATCAGTGACATGAAGAAAAGCCCTGAGATTATCAGTGGCAGAATGACCTTTG CTCTGACCTGCTACTCACTCCTGTTTATGAGGTTTGCATACAAAGTTCAGCCAAGGAATTGGCTCCTCTTTGCTTGCCACCTGACCAATGAGACAGCCCAACTCATTCAAGGATCGCGGCTTATCAAATACAA